In the Candidatus Eisenbacteria bacterium genome, one interval contains:
- the groL gene encoding chaperonin GroEL (60 kDa chaperone family; promotes refolding of misfolded polypeptides especially under stressful conditions; forms two stacked rings of heptamers to form a barrel-shaped 14mer; ends can be capped by GroES; misfolded proteins enter the barrel where they are refolded when GroES binds), which produces MAAKQLIFSEQARQAIMSGVEQLSKAVKVTLGPRGRNVVIDKKWGSPTVTKDGVTVAKEIELEERYANMGAQMVREVASKTSDVAGDGTTTATILAEAIFREGLKSVAAGANPMSMKRGIEKAVGIVIDELKKLSKPVKDRKEISQVATISANCDEAIGEIIGDAMDKVGKDGTITVEEAKSMETTLDVVEGMQFDRGYISPYFVTEKDAMECVLEDCYILINEKKLANMKDLLPLLEKVAQKGKPLLLIAEDVESEALATLVVNKLRGTLQCAAVKAPGFGDRRKAMLEDIAVLTGGKMISEDLGIKLENVKLEELGRAKRITIDKDNTTIIEGAGKPEEIKGRVALIRKQIEESTSDYDKEKLQERLAKLAGGVAVVNVGASTETEMKEKKARVEDALHATRAAVEEGIIPGGGVAFIRAIPVLDKFKADDEDEAIGVNIVKRALEDPLRQLANNAGLEGSIVVEHVKKEKRNFGYNVQTEKYEDMIEAGVIDPTKVARTALQNAASVAALMLTTEALVSELPDKKKPMPPAPPGGYGEDMY; this is translated from the coding sequence ATGGCTGCAAAACAATTGATCTTCAGCGAACAGGCTCGTCAGGCGATTATGAGCGGCGTTGAGCAGCTCAGCAAAGCCGTCAAGGTGACACTCGGGCCAAGAGGAAGGAATGTAGTGATTGACAAGAAGTGGGGCTCCCCAACTGTGACAAAGGACGGCGTCACGGTTGCGAAAGAGATTGAACTCGAAGAGCGCTACGCGAACATGGGCGCTCAGATGGTGAGAGAGGTCGCGTCGAAGACAAGCGACGTGGCAGGCGACGGAACCACAACAGCAACAATCCTCGCTGAAGCGATTTTCCGTGAAGGTTTGAAGAGTGTTGCGGCCGGAGCAAATCCAATGTCGATGAAGCGCGGGATTGAGAAGGCGGTCGGCATTGTGATTGATGAGCTCAAGAAACTCAGCAAGCCCGTTAAGGACAGGAAGGAAATCTCCCAGGTTGCGACCATTTCCGCCAATTGTGATGAAGCGATTGGCGAAATAATTGGCGATGCAATGGACAAGGTGGGCAAAGACGGAACCATAACTGTCGAAGAGGCAAAAAGCATGGAGACCACCCTCGACGTTGTTGAGGGAATGCAGTTCGACAGAGGTTACATTTCGCCGTACTTTGTCACCGAGAAAGACGCTATGGAATGCGTTCTGGAAGACTGCTACATCCTTATCAACGAGAAGAAGCTTGCCAACATGAAAGATCTTCTTCCGCTTCTTGAGAAGGTCGCCCAGAAGGGCAAACCGCTTCTCCTGATTGCCGAGGATGTCGAGAGTGAAGCGCTTGCAACATTGGTCGTGAACAAGCTCCGCGGGACTCTCCAGTGCGCTGCTGTGAAGGCACCGGGTTTCGGGGACCGAAGAAAGGCAATGCTTGAGGACATAGCGGTTCTCACCGGCGGAAAAATGATTTCCGAAGACCTCGGAATCAAACTTGAGAACGTGAAACTTGAAGAGCTCGGAAGGGCAAAGAGAATTACAATCGACAAGGACAACACCACTATCATCGAGGGCGCAGGAAAGCCCGAGGAGATAAAGGGTAGAGTTGCTCTCATCAGGAAGCAGATTGAGGAGAGTACCTCAGACTATGACAAAGAAAAACTTCAGGAACGTCTCGCCAAGCTGGCCGGCGGAGTGGCAGTGGTGAATGTCGGCGCTTCGACTGAGACCGAGATGAAGGAGAAAAAGGCAAGGGTCGAGGATGCACTTCATGCCACCAGGGCAGCGGTTGAAGAAGGTATCATACCTGGCGGCGGTGTTGCCTTTATAAGGGCAATTCCCGTGCTCGATAAGTTCAAGGCCGACGACGAAGATGAAGCGATTGGCGTCAACATTGTGAAGCGGGCTCTCGAAGACCCTTTGAGACAGCTTGCGAACAATGCCGGCCTTGAGGGTTCGATAGTTGTTGAACATGTGAAGAAGGAGAAGAGAAACTTCGGCTACAACGTGCAGACCGAGAAGTATGAGGACATGATTGAAGCCGGCGTGATTGATCCGACGAAGGTCGCAAGAACGGCGCTTCAGAATGCGGCGAGCGTCGCGGCGCTCATGCTCACAACCGAGGCTTTGGTTTCAGAGCTTCCGGACAAGAAGAAACCGATGCCTCCGGCCCCACCCGGCGGCTACGGTGAAGACATGTACTAA
- the groES gene encoding co-chaperone GroES: MKIRPLADRILVRRIEEAETKKGGIIIPDTAKEKPQEGEVIAVGAGKLTEEGKKIPPQVKKGDKVLIGKYSGTEIKIDGKEYLILREEDVLATIE; encoded by the coding sequence ATGAAGATTCGTCCACTTGCTGACAGAATTCTCGTAAGAAGAATTGAAGAAGCAGAGACGAAAAAGGGCGGAATCATAATCCCGGATACCGCAAAAGAGAAACCTCAAGAGGGAGAAGTAATCGCAGTCGGAGCCGGAAAGTTAACGGAAGAGGGAAAGAAGATTCCTCCTCAAGTGAAGAAAGGCGACAAAGTTCTGATAGGGAAGTACTCTGGAACTGAAATCAAGATAGATGGTAAGGAATATCTTATACTCAGAGAGGAAGATGTCCTTGCAACTATCGAATAG